One genomic region from Spirulina subsalsa PCC 9445 encodes:
- a CDS encoding ABA4-like family protein, producing MWLNQLFDLANLFVLPFWALMILLPNWKITQNVMSSVVPFVPLAGLYIYFFVLSLNPDSLNSFADTSLSNLSVLFGNERVMATGWVHYLVFDLFVGRWIYWEGQKTGVWTVHSLILCLFAGPMGLLSHLTTAGLVKVLGKKSAETPVESTSG from the coding sequence ATGTGGCTTAACCAACTGTTCGATCTCGCCAATCTCTTTGTTTTGCCCTTTTGGGCGTTGATGATTCTCCTCCCTAACTGGAAAATCACCCAAAACGTTATGAGTTCCGTTGTTCCCTTCGTTCCCCTCGCCGGATTATATATCTACTTTTTCGTTCTTTCTTTAAATCCCGATTCCCTCAACTCCTTTGCCGACACTAGCTTAAGCAATTTAAGCGTACTGTTTGGCAATGAACGAGTGATGGCGACGGGATGGGTGCATTATCTGGTGTTTGATCTCTTTGTCGGGCGCTGGATTTATTGGGAAGGACAGAAAACGGGAGTCTGGACTGTCCATTCCCTGATTTTGTGCCTCTTTGCGGGTCCGATGGGGTTATTGTCGCACCTCACCACCGCAGGATTAGTCAAGGTGTTGGGCAAAAAATCAGCAGAAACCCCTGTTGAGTCCACATCGGGTTAA
- a CDS encoding NAD(P)/FAD-dependent oxidoreductase, translating to MKELLYIELPTPETQAVLAWLHDQWRPELGQKLNTPDGVRWQFPHKSSQPGERIPETELSIFLWSVQRTTYLKVFRWGKIPLPQERRLLGKLEADLRQQFPQRYPAPPDIDLSQQSIFSALAPYYPQTVHFFQKMPQGEQDLQRAYWWEKRWRESVCTPQNPKSVVFPLTNSQTLAPEYDLIYIGGALGVIHAAVMAGRGYNVLVVERLGFGRMNREWNISRAEFQSLIDLGLFTPDEFESIIAREYRDGFSKFFDGNNPPHLKANILYTPTVLNIAVDSGKLLKLCGEKLRAAGGEIWDFTEFSRVEIGETGVQVHTTALETGMTKTVTGRLLIDAMGTASPIAWQLNGGRAFDSVCPTVGAVLSGISPQVWNPEYGDVLNSHGDISRGRQLIWELFPIEEDNLTLYLFHYHQVNPENPGSLLEMYEDFFSILPEYRRCDPEQLVWKKATFGYIPGHFTVGGGDRKVAFDRLLAIGDAASLQSPLVFTGFGSLVRNLGRLTHLLDVALQQDLLQAQHLNQIRAYQSNIAVTWLFSKGMMVPTGQILPPERINAMLNTFFGLLANEPYEVADTFIKDRFNWLTFNRLALKAAFMNPALIPWIWEQAGAKDFIRWLGSYFWFGLDSLIAWAFRGWLPQVLAGLQGWLEPNYPGLWLRLLSFSYSLTGVGDSPHFALDQQQQALRRQQKANALPPEVELSR from the coding sequence ATGAAAGAACTCCTGTATATTGAACTTCCGACACCGGAAACTCAAGCGGTGTTAGCTTGGCTCCATGACCAATGGCGGCCAGAACTTGGACAGAAACTTAACACTCCCGATGGTGTTCGCTGGCAATTCCCCCACAAATCTTCACAACCGGGGGAAAGGATTCCAGAAACTGAACTCTCCATTTTCCTCTGGTCAGTCCAGCGTACCACCTACCTTAAGGTGTTTCGTTGGGGGAAAATCCCCCTACCCCAAGAACGTCGGCTGTTAGGGAAGCTGGAAGCGGATCTCAGACAACAATTCCCGCAACGCTATCCAGCGCCGCCGGATATCGATCTGAGTCAACAGTCTATTTTTAGCGCCCTTGCGCCCTACTACCCCCAAACGGTGCATTTTTTCCAGAAAATGCCCCAAGGGGAACAGGATTTACAACGGGCTTACTGGTGGGAGAAGCGCTGGCGGGAAAGTGTTTGCACCCCACAAAATCCGAAATCGGTTGTTTTTCCCTTAACCAACTCTCAAACCCTTGCCCCCGAATATGACCTAATTTATATCGGAGGGGCGTTAGGGGTCATTCATGCCGCCGTGATGGCTGGGCGGGGCTACAACGTCCTTGTAGTGGAACGTCTGGGCTTCGGTCGCATGAACCGAGAGTGGAATATTTCTAGGGCAGAGTTCCAGAGTTTAATCGATTTGGGACTCTTTACACCGGATGAGTTTGAGTCCATTATTGCACGAGAATATCGGGATGGGTTCAGTAAATTCTTTGATGGCAATAATCCCCCCCATTTAAAAGCCAATATTCTCTACACGCCAACGGTGTTAAATATTGCGGTGGATTCGGGGAAATTATTAAAACTCTGTGGCGAAAAGTTAAGGGCGGCCGGGGGCGAAATTTGGGATTTTACGGAATTTTCTCGGGTGGAGATTGGGGAAACGGGGGTACAAGTCCACACAACGGCGTTGGAGACGGGGATGACTAAAACGGTGACGGGACGCTTGCTGATTGATGCGATGGGGACGGCTTCGCCCATTGCTTGGCAACTCAACGGCGGACGGGCTTTTGATAGTGTCTGTCCGACGGTGGGGGCGGTTTTATCGGGGATTTCCCCCCAAGTTTGGAATCCTGAATATGGGGATGTGCTGAACTCTCATGGGGATATTTCCCGCGGCCGCCAATTGATTTGGGAGTTGTTCCCTATTGAGGAGGATAATTTAACCCTCTATCTGTTCCACTATCACCAAGTTAACCCAGAAAATCCGGGGTCGTTGTTGGAGATGTATGAGGACTTTTTCTCAATTTTGCCGGAATATCGACGCTGTGACCCGGAACAGTTGGTCTGGAAAAAGGCGACGTTTGGCTATATTCCGGGTCATTTTACGGTGGGAGGAGGCGATCGCAAGGTGGCGTTTGATCGGCTATTAGCGATTGGGGATGCGGCTTCCCTACAATCCCCCCTGGTGTTTACCGGATTTGGCTCTCTGGTGCGCAATTTAGGCCGTCTCACCCATTTATTAGATGTTGCCCTCCAACAGGATTTACTCCAAGCCCAACACTTGAACCAAATCCGCGCCTATCAGAGTAATATCGCGGTGACTTGGCTCTTTTCTAAGGGGATGATGGTACCGACGGGGCAAATTCTACCCCCAGAACGGATTAATGCCATGTTAAACACCTTTTTCGGCTTGTTGGCTAATGAACCCTACGAGGTGGCGGATACGTTTATTAAAGACCGTTTTAACTGGCTGACGTTTAACCGTTTGGCACTAAAGGCGGCGTTTATGAATCCGGCGCTCATTCCTTGGATTTGGGAACAGGCCGGGGCAAAGGATTTTATCCGTTGGCTGGGCAGTTATTTCTGGTTTGGGCTAGATTCCCTCATTGCTTGGGCGTTTCGCGGTTGGTTGCCTCAAGTTTTAGCAGGGCTGCAAGGGTGGTTAGAGCCGAATTATCCGGGGCTGTGGCTGCGGTTGTTGAGTTTTAGCTACAGTTTAACGGGGGTGGGAGATTCCCCCCATTTTGCCTTGGACCAACAACAGCAGGCGCTACGCCGTCAACAGAAGGCGAACGCACTGCCCCCGGAAGTGGAATTAAGCCGCTAA
- a CDS encoding diacylglycerol/polyprenol kinase family protein gives MSSLLPFFPSPPGEFATIALVSSYLLVIVVTAEGLNRLSHTTAEFTRKIVHIGSGNVILFAWWLQVPPWIGLGASFVASLIALVSYFLPILPSLNSVGRQSLGTFFYAISIGLLVAVFFPQLPYYGVIGVLVMAWGDGLAALVGQRWGKHKYRVWGNGKSWEGSLTMLGVSFGVTLCILVSVYGNCGILWGIAGLVAIAATVLESFSNFGLDNLTVPLGSAGLCFYLMSWWGMSL, from the coding sequence GTGTCGTCTCTGCTGCCTTTCTTCCCATCTCCCCCCGGTGAATTCGCTACCATTGCCCTTGTTTCAAGCTATTTACTGGTGATTGTAGTGACGGCGGAGGGGTTAAACCGTCTCTCTCATACTACGGCGGAATTTACGCGGAAAATTGTCCATATTGGCTCCGGCAATGTGATCTTGTTCGCTTGGTGGCTTCAGGTTCCCCCGTGGATTGGTTTGGGGGCTTCCTTTGTGGCTTCTCTCATTGCTTTAGTGTCCTATTTTTTGCCGATTTTGCCCAGTTTAAATAGTGTGGGGCGACAAAGTTTAGGGACGTTTTTCTATGCCATTAGTATTGGCTTGTTGGTGGCGGTTTTTTTTCCTCAGTTGCCCTATTATGGGGTGATTGGGGTGCTGGTGATGGCTTGGGGGGATGGATTGGCGGCTTTAGTGGGGCAACGTTGGGGGAAACATAAGTACCGGGTTTGGGGGAATGGGAAGAGTTGGGAAGGCTCCCTGACGATGCTGGGGGTGAGTTTTGGGGTGACGTTGTGTATTTTGGTGTCGGTGTATGGGAATTGTGGGATATTGTGGGGTATTGCGGGATTGGTTGCGATCGCCGCGACGGTGTTAGAATCTTTCTCTAATTTTGGTTTAGATAATCTGACGGTGCCGCTGGGCAGTGCAGGTTTATGTTTTTATCTCATGTCTTGGTGGGGGATGAGTCTGTGA
- a CDS encoding S1C family serine protease → MKPAYLFACALSCCLVAAPPMGKESSWAALSFTQPSFAATPKFNPTEQTRIQVYEKASPAVVTIDMGNGSGSGSIIQEQGLVLTNHHVISGARQGVVLVITADGQRHRGQVLALDRGNDLALVQIIADRRFPTIPLATSREIRVGQEVYAIGSPFGLAGTFTTGILSRIAPNGDLQTDAAINQGNSGGPLLNSQGHLIGVNKAILSTGGGNIGIGFATSAEAAQGFINQHRDRIAQARNVAVELARQPQRQPQARPPAPSRDSRHSLGIAITSDLVIQQVHQGSLAARLGLRPGDRIVAINRRRVHDIRDLLSFLNSRPGGAEITFARDRRLATVQIRF, encoded by the coding sequence ATGAAACCTGCTTATTTATTCGCCTGTGCCTTATCCTGCTGTTTAGTCGCAGCCCCCCCAATGGGCAAAGAATCTAGCTGGGCTGCCCTCAGCTTTACACAGCCTAGCTTTGCCGCTACTCCTAAGTTTAATCCGACAGAACAGACCCGGATTCAGGTGTACGAGAAAGCCAGTCCGGCCGTGGTCACGATTGACATGGGGAACGGTTCAGGGTCAGGGAGTATCATTCAGGAACAGGGCTTAGTTTTAACCAATCATCATGTGATATCTGGGGCGAGACAAGGGGTGGTTTTAGTCATCACGGCCGATGGTCAACGCCATCGTGGACAAGTGTTAGCCTTAGACCGTGGCAATGATTTAGCCTTAGTACAAATTATTGCCGACCGACGATTCCCCACTATTCCTTTAGCCACTTCCCGGGAGATTCGTGTCGGTCAGGAAGTTTATGCCATTGGGAGTCCTTTTGGCTTGGCGGGAACCTTCACCACAGGGATTTTAAGCCGCATTGCCCCCAACGGGGACTTACAAACCGATGCCGCCATTAATCAGGGCAATTCTGGGGGGCCACTCTTGAACTCCCAAGGCCACTTAATTGGGGTGAATAAGGCGATTTTAAGCACAGGGGGGGGCAATATTGGCATCGGCTTTGCCACCAGTGCAGAAGCGGCACAGGGCTTTATTAATCAACACCGCGATCGCATTGCCCAAGCCCGCAACGTCGCCGTTGAACTAGCCCGACAACCCCAACGACAACCCCAAGCGCGCCCCCCGGCTCCAAGTCGTGACAGTCGCCACAGTTTAGGCATTGCTATCACCTCTGATTTAGTCATCCAACAGGTTCACCAAGGTTCTCTGGCGGCTCGTTTGGGGTTACGACCGGGCGATCGCATTGTTGCCATTAACCGCCGTCGTGTCCATGATATTCGGGATCTCCTCTCCTTCCTCAATAGTCGTCCGGGAGGGGCTGAAATTACCTTTGCTCGCGATCGCCGTCTTGCCACCGTACAAATCCGTTTTTAA
- a CDS encoding GTPase family protein, translating into MRLKPWQWIVLITPITVMVLFLLIAAGTQIHDWGLNWIWAVFTLLFVGWRWLLVRWTKSLPSSLETPLVAWEQSLDSPTFTPERRDEASERVEQVLEDILAQAQGDRPLWEDMATFWGRCGEVVVQVAQVYHPQVQYPILNIYIPQAYGLMRSTVEDVDRWMEQLSPALNQVTVGQAYQAYALYQKLEPSARKVWRVWNWAQWLLNPAAAAARLASQGTNQKATQQLLVNLGQMVRETALRNLARQAAALYGGQDAPNLATASPTPSLAKAKTTTLQAILEAAEPTEQLDQKPLNLLFMGRTGAGKTSLINSLFEAQQGEVDVLPSTDQIKRYHWETPQGDSLILWDTPGYEQVNQPKFRAWVLEAAQESDLLLLVTPALDPALQMDGDLLQEIHATASDLPILGVVTQVDKLRPLREWEPPYDWQNGDRPKEKNIREATLYRGEQLAGFCGQVLPVVTQDWQTGRAPWNIEALSLTLWEAIAPTQQIRLARFLRDRETRIIATAKLIDRYTLQMTTTQGLTALLKSPILQFLSTLTTGSPTLAYLLAEQIPVEQLPVVIGKLQLAYDLYSLLGSKNAQSPSFDLLALWPLLLASSDRPDQEAWAFGHALVEYWTQSLSLDQTEQRYQHYLKGLQ; encoded by the coding sequence ATGCGACTTAAACCTTGGCAATGGATTGTTTTAATTACGCCCATTACGGTGATGGTTCTGTTCCTGCTCATTGCGGCCGGAACACAAATCCATGATTGGGGGCTGAATTGGATTTGGGCGGTTTTCACGCTTCTTTTCGTGGGCTGGCGTTGGTTATTAGTGCGCTGGACTAAATCCCTGCCTAGCTCCCTCGAAACGCCCCTGGTCGCTTGGGAACAAAGTCTAGACTCGCCCACCTTCACCCCAGAACGCCGGGATGAGGCATCAGAACGGGTGGAACAAGTCCTAGAGGATATTCTAGCCCAAGCTCAAGGCGATCGCCCGCTCTGGGAGGATATGGCGACCTTTTGGGGACGTTGTGGGGAGGTGGTGGTGCAGGTGGCGCAAGTTTATCATCCCCAAGTCCAATATCCCATCCTCAATATTTACATTCCCCAAGCCTATGGTTTAATGCGCAGTACCGTTGAAGATGTAGACCGTTGGATGGAACAGTTAAGTCCGGCCTTAAATCAAGTGACGGTGGGACAAGCCTATCAAGCTTATGCTCTCTATCAAAAATTAGAACCTTCTGCCCGGAAAGTGTGGCGGGTCTGGAATTGGGCGCAATGGCTCCTCAATCCGGCGGCGGCGGCGGCCCGGCTGGCGAGTCAGGGGACGAATCAAAAGGCCACTCAGCAACTCTTGGTCAATTTGGGGCAAATGGTGCGAGAAACGGCGCTGCGCAATTTAGCCCGTCAAGCGGCGGCACTCTATGGGGGACAAGATGCGCCGAATCTAGCAACGGCTTCTCCTACCCCCAGTCTGGCGAAGGCGAAAACGACCACCTTACAGGCGATTTTAGAGGCGGCAGAACCGACGGAACAATTAGACCAAAAGCCCTTGAATTTGTTGTTTATGGGGCGCACGGGGGCGGGGAAAACTAGCTTAATTAATAGCTTGTTTGAAGCCCAACAGGGGGAGGTGGATGTGTTACCCAGTACGGATCAAATTAAACGTTATCACTGGGAAACCCCCCAAGGGGATAGTCTCATTTTGTGGGATACACCGGGTTACGAACAGGTGAACCAACCTAAATTTCGGGCTTGGGTGTTGGAGGCGGCGCAGGAGTCGGATTTGTTGCTGTTGGTGACTCCGGCCTTAGACCCGGCGTTACAGATGGATGGGGATTTATTGCAGGAGATTCACGCCACAGCCTCGGATTTGCCTATTTTGGGGGTCGTGACTCAGGTAGACAAGTTGCGCCCTCTGCGGGAGTGGGAGCCGCCCTATGATTGGCAAAACGGCGATCGCCCCAAGGAAAAAAATATCCGGGAGGCGACGCTATACCGGGGGGAACAGTTGGCGGGGTTTTGTGGGCAAGTCCTGCCTGTGGTGACTCAAGATTGGCAGACTGGGCGCGCCCCTTGGAATATAGAGGCGCTATCTCTGACCCTGTGGGAGGCGATCGCACCCACCCAACAAATCCGTCTGGCTCGTTTTTTGCGCGATCGCGAAACCCGGATTATCGCCACCGCCAAACTCATCGACCGTTACACCCTACAAATGACCACCACCCAAGGCCTCACCGCCCTCCTTAAAAGCCCCATTCTTCAGTTTCTCTCCACCCTGACCACCGGATCCCCGACCTTAGCCTATTTACTCGCCGAACAGATCCCCGTGGAACAATTACCCGTAGTGATTGGTAAGTTACAACTAGCCTATGATCTCTATAGTTTGTTAGGGAGCAAGAACGCCCAAAGTCCCTCCTTTGATTTGTTAGCCCTCTGGCCGTTATTATTGGCCAGTAGCGATCGCCCTGACCAAGAAGCTTGGGCTTTTGGTCATGCGTTAGTCGAGTATTGGACGCAATCTTTAAGCTTGGATCAAACCGAACAGCGTTATCAACACTATTTGAAAGGTCTGCAATGA
- a CDS encoding RNA-guided endonuclease InsQ/TnpB family protein: MRSVVKVRIYPTTEQQVALSKAFGCARWWNYALNLNNETYKATGKGLSRQGYNDRLPALKKEFPWLAQCYSQVLQSVSLNLSRAFISFFEGRAQYPNFKSKHGKQSIQYPQHVKLLDKAIKLPKIGDVKAKFHRVFDGKLKTVTVSMSRTGKYSASLLFDDGLPKPEISGQGKAVGIDLGLAHFAITSDGSKFDNPKPLKKREKNLKRKQQKLSRKQKGSKRRAKAKRIVARVHERIANTRKDFQHKLSRQLVNENQVIVVEDLAVKNMVKNHNLAKAISDCGWSEFTRQLKYKAEKDGKTYLEIGRFFPSSKTCHVCLNQIDSLPLDVRSWECPNCQTQQDRDVNAAINIRDEGLRILSLGTSDTAQGGNVRPKRGRKSSVEAVAVELGSPVPLWAG; encoded by the coding sequence ATGAGAAGTGTTGTTAAGGTCAGAATCTATCCAACCACTGAGCAGCAAGTAGCCTTGTCAAAGGCGTTTGGCTGTGCTAGGTGGTGGAACTACGCTCTAAACCTGAACAATGAAACCTACAAAGCAACCGGGAAGGGATTGTCAAGACAGGGGTATAACGACCGCTTACCAGCACTCAAAAAGGAGTTTCCTTGGTTGGCCCAATGTTATTCCCAAGTTCTCCAGTCTGTATCCCTGAATCTTTCTCGGGCGTTTATCAGCTTCTTTGAGGGAAGAGCTCAATATCCCAACTTCAAGAGCAAGCATGGTAAGCAATCAATCCAGTATCCGCAGCACGTCAAGTTGTTGGATAAAGCGATTAAATTGCCTAAAATCGGTGATGTCAAAGCAAAATTTCATCGTGTTTTTGATGGTAAGCTGAAGACCGTTACCGTCAGCATGAGTAGGACGGGCAAATACTCCGCCTCTTTGCTTTTTGACGATGGACTACCTAAACCTGAAATAAGCGGCCAAGGTAAAGCGGTTGGGATTGACCTAGGGTTAGCCCATTTTGCCATTACGTCTGATGGTTCTAAATTTGATAATCCCAAACCGCTCAAGAAGAGAGAGAAAAACCTGAAACGCAAGCAGCAAAAGTTATCCCGTAAACAGAAGGGTTCAAAGCGTCGGGCTAAAGCAAAACGTATCGTAGCGCGAGTGCATGAGCGGATTGCTAACACTCGCAAAGACTTCCAGCACAAACTCTCCCGCCAATTGGTGAACGAAAACCAAGTCATCGTTGTGGAAGACCTGGCCGTCAAAAACATGGTGAAAAACCACAATCTAGCCAAAGCGATTTCAGATTGTGGATGGTCAGAATTCACCAGACAGTTAAAGTACAAGGCTGAAAAAGACGGGAAAACCTATCTAGAAATTGGTCGGTTTTTCCCGTCCAGTAAGACTTGTCATGTATGCCTCAATCAGATTGATAGTCTGCCTCTTGATGTTCGTAGTTGGGAATGCCCCAATTGCCAAACCCAACAGGACAGAGACGTAAATGCAGCTATCAATATTCGAGATGAAGGCTTACGAATATTATCGTTGGGAACCAGCGATACTGCCCAAGGAGGCAATGTAAGACCAAAGCGGGGGCGTAAGTCATCCGTAGAGGCGGTTGCTGTTGAGTTGGGAAGCCCCGTCCCCTTGTGGGCGGGGTAG
- a CDS encoding aspartyl protease family protein encodes MGRILTDLKVINRIDQANAEDGRIPSDQVRSIQLKNVLVDTGATTLCLPSQVILTLGLKLLKEVDVATANGFSKARIFQDAKIALMGREGTFECLELPGGRDPLLGVIPLEALGIELDLQHQQLRLLPDESRETYLTILSCSIDTPQPKSDSAPSYSMGAF; translated from the coding sequence ATGGGAAGAATTCTGACTGATTTAAAGGTTATTAATCGCATTGATCAAGCCAACGCCGAAGATGGTCGAATTCCATCAGATCAAGTGCGTTCCATCCAGCTCAAAAATGTTCTAGTTGATACTGGAGCAACAACCCTCTGTCTACCCAGTCAAGTGATTCTAACATTGGGGCTAAAACTTCTCAAAGAAGTCGATGTGGCAACCGCTAATGGCTTTAGCAAAGCCCGAATTTTTCAAGATGCTAAGATTGCTCTTATGGGACGAGAAGGCACGTTTGAGTGCTTAGAACTGCCCGGTGGTAGAGATCCGTTGCTCGGGGTTATTCCTCTTGAAGCTCTGGGCATTGAATTGGATTTACAACATCAACAGCTAAGACTGTTGCCTGATGAATCGAGGGAAACTTATTTAACGATTTTGTCCTGTTCCATTGACACTCCCCAACCTAAAAGCGACTCAGCACCGTCCTACAGTATGGGTGCTTTCTAG
- the gloA gene encoding lactoylglutathione lyase — protein sequence MRMLHTMIRVSNLEESLKFYCDILGMKLLRQKDYPGGEFTLAFVGYGDESENTVIELTYNWGTDHYDLGNGFGHIALGVDDIYQTCETIKARGGKVVREPGPMKHGSTVIAFVEDPNGYKIELIQISSQGKGAEKEVATTAR from the coding sequence ATGCGAATGCTACACACTATGATCCGAGTTAGCAACTTAGAGGAGTCCCTCAAGTTCTACTGTGACATTTTGGGGATGAAACTCCTACGCCAAAAAGATTATCCGGGGGGAGAATTTACCCTAGCTTTTGTGGGTTATGGGGACGAGTCCGAGAACACGGTGATTGAGTTAACCTATAATTGGGGAACCGATCACTATGATTTAGGCAACGGTTTCGGTCACATTGCCTTGGGAGTGGATGATATTTACCAAACCTGCGAAACGATTAAAGCGCGGGGGGGGAAAGTTGTTCGGGAACCAGGGCCGATGAAACATGGTTCAACGGTTATTGCTTTTGTCGAAGATCCTAACGGTTATAAAATCGAGTTGATCCAAATTAGTAGTCAAGGGAAAGGGGCAGAAAAAGAAGTAGCAACAACGGCTCGTTAA
- the aroF gene encoding 3-deoxy-7-phosphoheptulonate synthase — MPSFFCFIIHALRKVHTMSQTQLIAKQHDHDMTLVSLSSEVVFGGEEVVIIGGPCSVESQEQMDTVAETLSAAPVQALRGGVYKPRTLPYSFQGLGHEGLDILARVRRQHQIPVVTEVMAIAQIEELAEVADMLQVGSRNMQNFDLLKALGQAGKPILLKRGLAATIEEFLGAAEYILSHGNPQVVLCERGIRSFDNFTRNVLDLGAVVALKQLTHLPVIVDPSHAVGKRELVAPLAKAAIACGADGLIIECHPEPEKSISDARQALSLEDMVALVHRLQPVASAIGRSVRTTPERPLLAA, encoded by the coding sequence ATTCCGAGCTTTTTTTGTTTCATTATTCATGCTTTAAGGAAGGTTCACACCATGTCTCAGACTCAACTGATTGCTAAACAACACGACCACGATATGACCTTAGTTTCCCTGTCCTCTGAGGTGGTATTCGGGGGGGAAGAAGTGGTGATTATTGGCGGGCCTTGTTCGGTGGAAAGTCAGGAACAAATGGACACCGTAGCTGAAACACTGAGCGCCGCTCCTGTCCAAGCGTTACGGGGCGGCGTTTATAAGCCTCGCACCCTGCCCTACTCCTTCCAAGGGTTAGGTCATGAGGGGTTAGACATTTTAGCGCGGGTGCGTAGGCAGCACCAGATTCCGGTGGTTACGGAAGTGATGGCGATCGCACAAATTGAAGAACTCGCCGAGGTTGCCGATATGCTGCAAGTTGGCAGTCGCAATATGCAGAACTTCGACCTCCTCAAAGCCCTCGGCCAGGCCGGAAAACCCATCCTACTCAAGCGAGGATTAGCGGCGACCATTGAGGAATTCCTAGGGGCGGCGGAATATATTTTGAGTCATGGCAACCCCCAAGTCGTGTTATGTGAACGGGGAATCCGCAGCTTCGATAATTTCACTCGTAATGTCTTGGATCTCGGGGCTGTAGTTGCCCTGAAACAACTCACCCATTTACCCGTGATTGTAGACCCCTCCCACGCCGTTGGGAAGCGGGAATTAGTCGCTCCCTTGGCGAAGGCGGCGATCGCCTGTGGAGCCGATGGGTTAATCATTGAGTGCCACCCCGAACCCGAAAAATCCATTTCTGATGCTCGTCAAGCCCTCTCCCTAGAAGATATGGTCGCCCTCGTCCACCGTTTACAACCCGTTGCCTCTGCCATTGGTCGCTCCGTGAGAACTACTCCGGAGCGACCATTATTAGCGGCTTAA
- a CDS encoding DUF4926 domain-containing protein has protein sequence MSWEAPSPCGRGSSPVDLPDYDLKSGDIGTVVLVHQEGLGYEVEFMTIAGETIAIVSLLSSQVRGIGDREIAQARGLASS, from the coding sequence TTGAGTTGGGAAGCCCCGTCCCCTTGTGGGCGGGGTAGTTCACCCGTAGATTTACCGGACTATGATTTAAAATCCGGCGATATAGGCACTGTTGTCTTAGTCCATCAAGAAGGTTTGGGCTATGAAGTAGAATTTATGACGATTGCCGGAGAAACCATTGCGATTGTTTCTCTCCTGAGTTCTCAAGTACGGGGAATTGGAGACAGAGAAATCGCTCAAGCGCGGGGTTTAGCATCCTCGTGA
- a CDS encoding SDR family NAD(P)-dependent oxidoreductase translates to MSTALITGASFGLGAAYARALAQRNFNLILVARSQDRLEDLGTQLTREYGIQVLVIAQDLTAPDGVDQVLQQVETHHWAIDWLINNAGFGDYGPFVKSDRRKQQQMVQLNIAALVDMTHQVLPQMVARKQGVILNIASIAAFWSMPYLSLYAATKAFVLQFSEALWAENQDQGVLVTAICPGPTQTRFFEVAGFDPRLRPDQSQNVATPESVVAATLRAVERQDPVIVTGWANKLLINVPRFLPREWLVKVIEPQFRPPT, encoded by the coding sequence ATGTCCACTGCTCTCATTACAGGTGCATCCTTTGGCTTAGGGGCAGCCTATGCCCGCGCCCTCGCCCAGAGAAACTTTAACCTAATTTTGGTCGCCCGTTCTCAAGACCGACTCGAAGACCTAGGCACTCAATTGACCCGAGAATACGGGATTCAAGTCCTCGTTATTGCCCAAGACTTGACCGCCCCCGATGGGGTGGATCAGGTGCTGCAACAAGTGGAAACCCACCACTGGGCGATTGATTGGCTGATCAATAACGCCGGATTTGGTGATTATGGTCCTTTTGTTAAAAGCGATCGCCGCAAACAACAGCAAATGGTACAATTGAACATCGCCGCTCTAGTAGACATGACCCATCAAGTCCTGCCCCAAATGGTCGCCCGAAAACAGGGAGTTATTCTCAACATTGCCTCCATTGCTGCCTTTTGGTCCATGCCCTACCTCTCCCTCTATGCCGCCACAAAAGCCTTTGTTCTCCAGTTTAGTGAGGCACTCTGGGCGGAAAATCAAGATCAAGGGGTGTTGGTAACAGCCATCTGTCCCGGACCCACGCAAACCCGCTTTTTTGAGGTTGCCGGGTTTGACCCTCGCCTCCGTCCTGACCAGTCCCAAAACGTCGCCACCCCGGAATCCGTTGTCGCGGCCACTTTAAGGGCTGTGGAACGGCAAGACCCTGTGATTGTGACAGGTTGGGCGAATAAGCTTTTAATCAATGTACCGCGCTTTCTACCTCGGGAATGGTTAGTTAAGGTCATTGAACCCCAATTTCGTCCGCCGACGTGA